A segment of the Streptomyces sp. XD-27 genome:
CCGCCACACGACCCCCTTGGGCAGGCCGGTGGTGCCGCCGGTGTAGATGACGAAGCGGTCGTCGGCGGAGCGCCGGGCGAAGCCCCGGTCGGGCGCCCCCGACGCCTCGGCCTCGGTGAACGGCACGGGCGCCGGCGCCGGTTCGGGAGCGCCCGGCGCCGGAGCGCCGACCCGGATGAGATGCCGCAGCGTGCGGGCCCGCGGCGCGGCCGCGGCCACCCGGCCGGTGAACTCGGCGTCGAAGACCAGCGCCGCCAGGTCCGCGTCCCGGTAGAGGTAGGCCAGCTCGTCGGCGACGTAACGGTAGTTGATGTTGACCGGTACGGCCCGGATCTTCAGACAGGCCCAGACCGTCTGCAGATACTCCACCCCGTTGTACAGGTGCAGCCCCACGTGCTCACCGGCGCCGATCCCGGCCGCCCGCAGATGGTGGCCGAGCCGGTTGGCGGCCGCGTCGAGCTGCGCGTACGTCAGCCGGCGCTCCGCCCCGGTCCCGGGATGGTCGACGTACACCAGGGCCTCGCGGTCCGGGACCGTGTCCACGACCGACTCGAACAGGTCGGCGAGGTTGTACTCCACGACGCAACTCCTCTCCTCCTGGCCGGGCGGCGTGAGTGAGCGGGGTCCGGCCGCCCATTAGAGCGCCGGGCGGTGGGGGTGGGAAGGCCCCCGCCCAAGAAACTGACTGTCCGTCAGAAAACTCTTGAAGTCGCGGCCCGCCTCCTGCAATCTGTTCTGGATCCGAGGACGGGAGGCCCCATGGGCGGGACCGAGCACGTGATCGCGGAGCGGGCCGGCGCGACACTGGTGATCACCCTGAACCGGCCGGAGGCAAGGAACGCCCTCTCCCTCCCCATGCTGGTCGGGCTGTACGACGCCTGGCTCGCCGCCGACGCCGACGACGCCGTACGGTCGGTCGTCCTCACCGGCGCGGGCGGCGCGTTCTGCTCCGGCATGGACCTCAAGGCGCTGGCCCGCGGCGGACGGCTCGACGGGGACGACGCCTTGCGGGAGCGGCTGCGGGCCGACCCCGACCTGCACTGGAAGGCCATGCTCCGCCACCACCGGCCGCGCAAACCCGTGATCGCCGCCGTCGAGGGCCCCTGCGTCGCGGGCGGCACCGAGATCCTCCAGGGCACCGACATCCGCGTCGCCGGACACGGCGCCACCTTCGGCCTCTTCGAGGTCCGCCGCGGCCTGTTCCCGATCGGCGGCTCCACCGTCC
Coding sequences within it:
- a CDS encoding crotonase/enoyl-CoA hydratase family protein; translation: MGGTEHVIAERAGATLVITLNRPEARNALSLPMLVGLYDAWLAADADDAVRSVVLTGAGGAFCSGMDLKALARGGRLDGDDALRERLRADPDLHWKAMLRHHRPRKPVIAAVEGPCVAGGTEILQGTDIRVAGHGATFGLFEVRRGLFPIGGSTVRLTRQIPRTHALEMLLTGRPYTAAEAERIGLVGRVVPDGTALETALETAELINANGPLAVEAVKASVYDTAELPEADGLALELERGWPLFATEDAQEGSRAFTEKRPPVYRRA